TACCGGACAACCGCGCTTTGCCGTGGTGTCCAGAAAGGTATCACTGTGTACTTAAGCCTGAAAGACGCGGCCAGCGTGGCCGGAGTCTCCATTTCCACCCTTCGCCGCATGGTCAAGCGCGGTGATCTCCCCTCCCGCCGTTTTGGCAAGCTGATCCGCGTTCCCGCGTCCGCGCTCTCCCT
This portion of the Candidatus Hydrogenedentota bacterium genome encodes:
- a CDS encoding helix-turn-helix domain-containing protein, which encodes MYLSLKDAASVAGVSISTLRRMVKRGDLPSRRFGKLIRVPASALSLDPKEGARHE